One Salvia splendens isolate huo1 chromosome 12, SspV2, whole genome shotgun sequence genomic window carries:
- the LOC121759168 gene encoding DNA ligase 1-like — protein sequence MADQYMILELKRTPAEFTISNIVEWGQNDNVGEILFLFLANCLQALSEVEDDLKDSCLCNILRIFIEKSPRYIYPVVSILTRSFVDEDGSFVVEASKADIMAAISQASGKSVDVLKYEMQHLSDLASLAESNRAACLVIGRRPHTIDYLFSKIIALAKDSVREVGRRGRRKKLRKTLLAMFVAASEFEAGILVRLLQPVWTKVPENVVLHALACATVYADRRIFPEDIPSHVDRAVDLYNELYKLHQSLRLLCDAYPCDCYKYMPEIIGFAPGIPLELMEAEHTHGISEILNKFDLKRFAYESNDYDEVIRAQV from the exons ATGGCTGACCAATACATGATTCTAGAATTGAAGAGGACCCCTGCTGAGTTTACTATATCAAATATAGTGGAATGGGGGCAGAATGATAATGTTGGTGAAattctgtttttgtttttggctAACTGCTTGCAGGCCCTTTCAGAGGTTGAAGATGACCTGAAGGATAGTTGCTTATGTAATATCCTCAGAATTTTCATTGAGAAATCTCCTAGATATATATATCCAGTTGTCTCTATTCTCACTAGGAGTTTCGTTGATGAGGATGGGTCTTTCGTAGTGGAGGCTTCAAAAGCTGACATCATGGCTGCAATTTCCCAAGCATCTGGAAAGTCCGTTGATGTTTTAAAATATGAGATGCAGCACCTATCTGACTTAGCATCTCTTGCTGAATCCAATAGGGCAGCTTGCCTTGTGATCGGTCGGAGACCGCATACCATTGATTATCTGTTTTCAAAGATCATTGCATTAGCAAAG GATAGTGTCAGAGAGGTGGGTCGCAGAGGTCGGAGAAAAAAACTTAGGAAGACATTGCTTGCTATGTTCGTTGCAGCTTCAGAATTTGAAGCTGGTATTTTGGTTCGGCTTTTACAG CCTGTTTGGACCAAGGTCCCTGAGAATGTTGTTCTACATGCACTTGCATGTGCCACGGTCTATGCAGATAGACGTATCTTTCCTGAGGATATCCCTTCTCATGTCGACCGA GCAGTTGATCTCTACAATGAACTCTATAAGTTGCACCAATCCCTCCGATTATTATGTGATGCCTATCCGTGTGATTGCTATAAGTATATGCCTGAAATCATTGGTTTTGCCCCTGGTATACCGTTGGAATTAATGGAGGCAGAACACACACATGGGATATCGGAGATTTTGAACAAATTTGATTTGAAGAGGTTTGCCTATGAATCTAATGACTACGACGAGGTTATTCGTGCTCAGGTTTga